The Desulforegulaceae bacterium genome segment CTTCTTATTATATCGCTTTTTCTTAAACTTTGTATTCTTTTGATAACTTCTTCTTCATCCAGTCCAAGTTTTTTTCCTATTTCTCTATAAGGCCTTTTTGAAATAGGAAAATCAGACTGAATTGAGTTAATTATCAATCTGTCTGTCTCATCCATTCCCATCAGTCTGCATTTAAAATGTTTATCCAAACTTTTCTGGTTCTTGGCCCATCAAACTCGCAGAAAAAAATTGCCTGCCAGGTTCCAAGTGCAAGCCTACCGTTATTTATTGCAACAACCTGACTTGCGCCAATAAGTGACGACTTTGCGTGAGCGTCTGAATTACCTTCCATATGTCTATAAGCAGGATCGTTTGGAACAAGCCTATTAAGTATCTGAATTATATCATATTCAACATTGGGATCTGCATTTTCATTTATTGTTACACCAGCAGTTGTGTGAGGCACAAAAATATGGCAAAAACCGTTTTTTACACCTGCCTCCCTGACAGCCTCTGAAACACCAGCTGTTATATCAATAAATTGATTTGATTCTTCAGAATTAACTTTTAAAAGCATTTTTTCCACAATCACAACCCTTTGCATTAAAGGTAAAAAAAAGCCCTGTCACTAGGACAAGGCTCTTTCTAACTTTATTGTGATAACTTAAAAAACTATTATACACAACCTGTCGGCTTTGGAAGTCCAGCCATTTTACAAGCTCCTTTTCCTGGTCCTGATGGAAACAGCTCGTAAATATACTTAAGTTTAAAACCAGTAAGTTTTGAAAGAACACGTACCATTGGAGCAATACCATTCTTCTTGTAGTAGTCCTGAAGAACTTCGATTACTTTCCAGTGCTCGTCTGTTAATTCTGCAATACCTTCTTCTTTTTTAACGTGCTCAACCCAATCTGGATTATAGTTGTTGAAATCGTCAAGAAAGCCGTCTTCATCAACAATAAATGTATGTCCATTAAATTCAACTTCTGCCATCACTTCCTCCTGTAAATATGTTTATAATTCTCTATTTTAGGCTTTTGCCCTTTTTTCCTGAATAAAAAAACTATTTAAAATACCAACTTGCTAATCTTAATAACCAAATGCAACTATATTGTCAATAGCCAAATTCCCATAGAATAGCAAAACAACTAAAAGCCCTTTAAATTTTCGCAAGAAATATGACCCAATAATGCTTATGCTAAAAGACAACCGGGCCTATGAAAGACCCGTACCGATTTTAGTACTCTC includes the following:
- a CDS encoding secondary thiamine-phosphate synthase enzyme YjbQ, whose amino-acid sequence is MLLKVNSEESNQFIDITAGVSEAVREAGVKNGFCHIFVPHTTAGVTINENADPNVEYDIIQILNRLVPNDPAYRHMEGNSDAHAKSSLIGASQVVAINNGRLALGTWQAIFFCEFDGPRTRKVWINILNAD
- a CDS encoding TusE/DsrC/DsvC family sulfur relay protein; this encodes MAEVEFNGHTFIVDEDGFLDDFNNYNPDWVEHVKKEEGIAELTDEHWKVIEVLQDYYKKNGIAPMVRVLSKLTGFKLKYIYELFPSGPGKGACKMAGLPKPTGCV